One part of the Raphanus sativus cultivar WK10039 chromosome 7, ASM80110v3, whole genome shotgun sequence genome encodes these proteins:
- the LOC130498134 gene encoding acidic leucine-rich nuclear phosphoprotein 32-related protein 2-like: protein MGDYLEDESSYDSSQDSELDETDQAWSNEEDGCDESCSDDNYSMSEYGDDPDEAYPEPEPPDYSYEDTSHQGEYEGETEPNISFNEENEFPGDNTEGDDKETDQEDYGSDSWQEEEDTLNQEAEQENTFGDNSRREESNQSPNNDQDIEEGS from the coding sequence ATGGGAGATTACTTAGAAGATGAAAGTTCCTATGATTCAAGCCAAGACTCCGAGCTTGATGAAACCGACCAAGCTTGGTCCAATGAAGAGGATGGCTGTGATGAGTCCTGTTCTGATGATAACTACTCTATGTCAGAGTATGGAGACGACCCTGATGAAGCATATCCCGAACCAGAGCCCCCTGATTACTCCTATGAAGATACCAGCCACCAAGGAGAGTATGAAGGAGAAACTGAACCAAATATCAGTTTCAATGAAGAAAATGAATTTCCTGGAGATAATACAGAAGGTGATGATAAAGAAACTGACCAGGAAGACTATGGAAGTGATTCATggcaggaagaagaagataccTTGAATCAAGAGGCTGAACAAGAAAATACCTTTGGTGACAATTCAAGGCGTGAGGAGTCAAACCAGAGTCCTAATAATGATCAAGACATAGAAGAAGGGTCATAG
- the LOC108814308 gene encoding uncharacterized protein LOC108814308 translates to MQSYRDSGSWYEETDSQVRGDETMQSSHETEIHGDELGVPEEEEAISEAGSNIMEQELHSIYFTGYGKRTEAYLEWEDQIETLFQSHHVPEEEKLSYATKTLTGPALTWWEEEEYNSWYCGDPAHTWESFKLEILEEFVEKGPELEFPMILTHAVCPHTSTISSKPNSKQTNQHHSPQRTEPVIEKKTVKKQERSQLSSLQLIKVPETFPSAKGTLQPGKKKAEVVLERREPQTEDEAMAQGLQKPPASSSQSKSSNSKNIKIQTCYRCHKRGHFAVNCPSRKLLGNTSLDLKTEPTKSDSLSPLEFSNSGFMHLSLPKSFDPGIKQEDGQPNSFERLKESHGQHLTCPQNVEEVARTIQSTHAAKKQIFLQLSETIWVNLNLNLPIYNFINPDIMHLFLSQNVEIIAGSKEAVREELPPKKNLLQSQVQDKEISLPILINTRHTKGESVIQDQKIGVILSYLLKGEPPNAPRIITPQVFQGYPVSRSKPSQEGEYDEDIKSSSEKEK, encoded by the exons ATGCAGTCTTACCGAGATTCTGGTTCATGGTATGAGGAAACTGACTCTCAAGTCCGTGGTGATGAAACCATGCAATCCAGCCATGAGACTGAGATCCATGGAGATGAACTAGGCGTGCCtgaagaggaggaagccataagtgaggctggaagcAATATTATGGAACAAGAACTTCATTCCATATACTTCACCGGTTATGGCAAAAGAACTGAAGCATACCTAGAGTGGGAGGACCAAATAGAGACCTTGTTCCAAAGTCACCACGTTCCAGAAGAGGAGAAGCTGTCTTATGCTACTAAGACACTCACTGGTCCTGCTCTTACATGGTGGGAAGAAGAGGAATACAATAGTTGGTATTGTGGTGACCCAGCTCATACTTGGGAGAGTTTCAAATTGGAGATACTTGAGGAATTCGTGGAGAAAGGTCCAGAACTTGAGTTCCCCATGATCCTTACACATGCAGTCTGTCCTCACACCTCAACCATAAGTTCTAAGCCTAATAGCAAGCAAACTAACCAGCATCACAGCCCACAAAGGACAGAACCGGTTATAGAGAAGAAAACTGTCAAAAAGCAAGAGCGCTCACAGCTAAGTTCACTCCAGTTGATAAAGGTACCAGAAACATTTCCATCCGCAAAAGGAACTTTACAACCAGGGAAAAAGAAGGCTGAAGTAGTTCTTGAGAGAAGAGAACCCCAAACTGAAGATGAAGCTATGGCACAAGGTTTGCAAAAACCACCAGCATCATCAAGTCAAAGTAAGTCCtctaattctaaaaatattaaaattcagacatgttatagatgtcataaGAGGGGCCACTTTGCTGTAAATTGTCCATCTAGAAAGCTATTAGGAAATACATCACTTGACTTGAAGACAGAACCAACAAAAAGTGATAGTCTTTCTCCATTAGAGTTTTCAAATTCTGGATttatgcacttgtctttgccaaagAGTTTTGATCCAGGTATAAAGCAAGAGGATGGACAACCTAACAGTTTTGAGAGGTTGAAAGAAAGCCATGGACAGCACCTGACTTGTCCACAAAACGTTGAAGAAGTTGCAAGAACCATCCAAAGCACACATGCTGCCAAAAAGCAAATATTTCTTCAACTATCTGAAACTATTTGGGTAAATCTGAATTTAAACCTtcctatttataattttataaacccagatataatgcacttgtttcTTTCCCAGAATGTTGAGATCATTGCAGGTAGTAAAGAGGCTGTTCGGGAAGAGCTCCCACCAAAGAAGAACTTGTTGCAAAGCCAAGTTCAAGACAAGGAGATATCACTGCCCATACTGATCAATACCAGACACACTAAGGGAGAAAGTGTTATACAAGACCAGAAAATAGGAGTGATCCTATCTTACCTTCTCAAAGGAGAACCCCCAAATGCCCCACGCATCATCACACCTCAAGTTTTTCAAG GTTATCCAGTTTCGAGGTCGaaaccttctcaagagggagagtatgatgaGGACATCAAGTCATCATCAGAAAAGGAGAAATGA